A genomic window from Silene latifolia isolate original U9 population chromosome Y, ASM4854445v1, whole genome shotgun sequence includes:
- the LOC141632614 gene encoding uncharacterized protein LOC141632614 — MDWLGKYKVFIDCYQKKISLRGPKGVRVTYKGYMVKPKVKFIYVNTLKSSLRKGDQLILCQMWDRESETPRISKIPVVRDFEGVFPEEIPGLPPRRDVDFSIDLKPGDEPISKPPYRMGPKEMEELKKQLDELAEKGYIRPSVSPWGAPVLFVKKKDGSLRLCVDYRELNNIDLRSGYHQLRIKNEDIPKTAFRTRYGHYEFVVMPFRLINAPAVFMDLMNRVFSPYLDKFVVVFIDDILVYSKNEEELEEHLRIVLRTLAENQLYAKLRKTNVVADALSRKSIHALISARSTVRMLGELRKMGIYMIRRGETIGDMTVEPELYEEIRELQKEDVRVQKWRSAVEQAGAEPYSKFSIHSDGSLRFGQRWCVPANEELKRKILTEAHATPYSRVKGEHKRPGKVQPLDVPEWKWESISMDFIVGSPRTQRGNNMIWVIVDRLPKSAHFIPMKDTWSKAELAKTYVQYVVKLHGVPKAIVSDRDSRKVRKTRNGETALVKVLWTNHNVEEATWETELSMKESYPHLFT, encoded by the exons atggattggttgggaaagtacaaagttTTCATTGACTGTTACCAAAAGAAAATATCACTGAGAGGACCTAAGGGAGTCAGAGTAACTTACAAGGGATACATGGTCAAACCTAAAGTCAAATTTATTTATGTAAATACCCTAAAATCGAGTCTGAGGAAGGGAGACCAGTTGATCTTGTGTCAGATGTGGGATAGAGAGTCTGAGACCCCTAGGATTTCTAAGATACCTGTGGTGAGAGACTTTGAGGGGGTATTCCCGGAAGAGATTCCTGGGCTACCACCTAGGCGCGACGTCgacttttccattgatctaaAGCCAGGAGATGAACCTATTTCTAAGCCACCATATCGTATGGGACCGAaagagatggaagaattgaagaAGCAATTAGATGAATTGGCTGAGAAGGGATATATTCGACccagtgtttcaccttggggagcacctgtGCTATTTGTCAAGAAAAAGGATGGAAGTTTGAGGCTGTGTGTGGATTACCGAGAGTTGAATAAT attgatctgaggtcgggttatcaccaacTGAGGATAAAGaacgaggatattcctaagactgcattCAGAACCAGATATggacactatgagttcgtggtcatgcccTTCAGATTGATCAATGcgccagctgtgtttatggacctAATGAATCGGGTGTTCAGTCCTTatctggacaagttcgtggttgtgtttatcgatgacatatTGGTTTACTCCAAAAATGAGGAAGAGCTCGAGGAACATCTAAGGATAGTACTGAGAACCTTGGCAGAGAATCAGTTGTATGCCAAATTga GGAAGACGAATgtcgtagctgatgctttgagtcggAAGTCTATCCATGCCCTGATCAGTGCCAGATCCACGGTGAGGATGTTGGGTGAGCTAAGGAAGATGGGGATTTACATGATCCGACGAGGCGAGACCATTGGAGATATGACAGTTGAGCCAGAGTTGTACGAGGAGATTAGAGAGTTACAGAAAGAGGATGTTAGAGTTCAGAAATGGCGCAGTGCAGTGGAACAGGCGGGTGCAGAACCTTACTCTAAATTCAGTATTCAttcagatgggagcttgaggtttggACAGAGGTGGTGTGTGCCAGCTAATGAGGAACTGAAGAGGAAAATTCTTACTGAGGCACATGCTACTCCTTATTCT agagtgaaGGGTGAACACAAGAGACCGGGTAAGGTTCAGCCGCTAGatgtgccagagtggaagtgggagagtaTATCCATGGACTTCATCGTCGGGTCGCCTCGGACTCAgagaggtaacaacatgatttgggtgatcgtcgacagGTTgcccaagtcagctcactttattcccatgaaagatacttggagtaaggctgAGTTGGCTAAGACTTATGTTCAGTACGTGGTAAAGTTGCATGGTGTGCCTAAAGCTATCGTTTCCGACAGAGATTCCAG gaaagtgaggaagaccaGGAATGGAGAGACAGCTTTGGTGAAAGTCTTGTGGACTAACCAcaatgttgaggaagctacatgggagactGAGCTTTCCATGAAGGAAAGCTATCCACACCTGTTTACATGA